CGACATCTGTACTAGGCCATCATGCCCGGGGCCGGTTCGTCGGCGACGTCGGCGGGTGGGCGTGGCCGGACGACCCGTGCCGCGGGTGGGCGGTGGGCGGGTGCGTCCGCGGGTCCGTCGGTGGGCCGACCGGGGAGGGGCTGCTCCCGGGCGGCACGGAAGGCCCCCGGACTCATGCCGACCTCGCGGGCGAAGAACCGCCCGAAGTTGGTCGGCTCGGAGAAGCCGAGCCGGCGGCCGATCGCGGCGACCGGCTCGTCGGTCGCCGCGAGCAGCCGCCGGGCCTGCAGGGCCACCCGGTCGTCGACGACCTGCTTGGCGCTGCGTCCGGTGACTGCCAGACATGCCCGGGTCAGGGTCCGCACCGAGCAGTCCAGGTTGGCGGCGTAGTCCTCCACTCGGCGGGTGTGTCGGTAGCCGCGCTCGACCTCTAGGCAGAGCCGCTGGAAGGTCACCGTCTCGGCGCGCGGCACGGATGTGGCGGCATCGGGCAGCAGGGAAACCCGCAGCAGCAGCACGGCCAGCTGATGACGGAGCAGGCCGGCGGCGCGGGCCACCCCGCGTTGCCGTTCGCAGTCCACCGCGAGTTGGCTGATCTCGGCGCTGAACACGTCCTCGTCCGCGCCGGCCAGTTGTCGCCAGGCCGGGACGGCGGCCGGGTCGACGTCGAACCCGCGCAGCGCCTCCGGCGCCCAACGCACCACGGTCGCGTTCAGCTCGGAAACCGAACACCGGAGCACCTGGCCGGTCCGGGCCCGCAGCAGTGTGCCGGGCCGGCACGGCTGGGCGGCGAAGTCCAGCTCCAGGCCCCCGTGCCCGTCGGTGACCAGGACGAGCAGGTCCCGGTCCAGCAGCGCCGGACGCCGCCACTCAGGATCAGGTACGAGGTCATCCAGAGCGAGTGTCTCGATCTCGGGCGGCGCGCAGATCGGACCGGCGGAGGGCTGACCAGGAGGAACCATCACCTGCGACGGTAGCCCGCGGCGACGACTGCCGCACCCCGGGCCACGCGCCGCGCCCTCGCGCGGATGATCCGGGCACATATCCGGGGAAGCGCGGGCACGCGCGCTCGGAGACGTCCCACCTCTCGGGAAGGGGCGGGCCCCCGGGACTGGTGCGGGTGGGGTTGTGGGGGCGGGTGGGGGCGGTTATGTTACCGGACGGTAGGCGTGAACTGCGAGGGGATGGGCATGACTGATCTGTTCTCGGTCGACGGAAAGACGGTCCTGGTCACCGGCGGTTCGCGGGGGATCGGTCGGATGATCGCCCAAGGCTTCGTCCGGGCCGGCGCCCGCGTGATTATCTCCTCTCGCAAGGCAGACGTCTGCGAGGCGGTCGCCAGGGAGCTGGCGGCCCACGGCCACTGCGAGGCAATCCCCGCCGACCTGAGCGCCGACGCCGGGGCGGAAGCGCTCGCCGCCGCCGTGCGGGAGCGATACGACCAGCTCCACGTGTTGGTCAACAACGCCGGTGCCACCTGGGGCGCCCCGCTGGAGGCGTACCCGGAGAGCGCGTTCGACAAGCTGTGGGCGGTCAACGTGAAGGCTGT
The sequence above is a segment of the Micromonospora sp. WMMA1363 genome. Coding sequences within it:
- a CDS encoding helix-turn-helix domain-containing protein — encoded protein: MVPPGQPSAGPICAPPEIETLALDDLVPDPEWRRPALLDRDLLVLVTDGHGGLELDFAAQPCRPGTLLRARTGQVLRCSVSELNATVVRWAPEALRGFDVDPAAVPAWRQLAGADEDVFSAEISQLAVDCERQRGVARAAGLLRHQLAVLLLRVSLLPDAATSVPRAETVTFQRLCLEVERGYRHTRRVEDYAANLDCSVRTLTRACLAVTGRSAKQVVDDRVALQARRLLAATDEPVAAIGRRLGFSEPTNFGRFFAREVGMSPGAFRAAREQPLPGRPTDGPADAPAHRPPAARVVRPRPPADVADEPAPGMMA